A single window of Nicotiana sylvestris chromosome 3, ASM39365v2, whole genome shotgun sequence DNA harbors:
- the LOC104242515 gene encoding transcription factor MYB8 isoform X1, translating to MGHHTCCNKQKVKRGLWSPEEDEKLIKYITTYGHGCWSSVPKLAGLQRCGKSCRLRWINYLRPDLKRGSFSHQEAALIIELHSILGNRWAQIAKHLPGRTDNEVKNFWNSSIKKKLLSHGTLSDFSMIFPNNLTTTSPNPSFDNFYPLNSTPINSIPISTNSPLILQVDHQMNNNHLNADLNLNPVVPSLINPLSFDSISNDPTWFNFNYPHPQHDLDYNQNVLKQDNSNSMLTSNISLNYTNGENFMDSRNAAIKTHQDLLMVPLLPKLSEMIKGNGGIVESSPPAASQQIESMVGSSLPCTFPNGYIHPHYGMNGVHEMEQIECMHMSSFPSSSPSSSKSSPSSCNTQFMMNPSLPTSWES from the exons ATGGGGCATCATACATGTTGCAACAAACAAAAAGTGAAGAGAGGGCTATGGTCTCCTGAGGAAGATGAGAAACTCATTAAGTACATTACTACTTATGGCCATGGTTGTTGGAGCTCTGTTCCTAAGCTTGCtg GGCTACAAAGATGTGGAAAAAGCTGCAGGTTGAGATGGATAAATTATCTCAGACCAGATTTGAAACGTGGGAGTTTCTCACATCAAGAAGCTGCACTTATCATTGAACTCCACAGTATTCTTGGCAACAG GTGGGCTCAAATAGCTAAGCATCTACCTGGAAGAACAGACAATGAAGTCAAGAACTTTTGGAATTCTAGCATCAAGAAAAAGCTCCTTTCTCATGGAACTCTCTCTGATTTTTCCATGATTTTTCCTAATAATCTCACAACTACAAGCCCTAATCCCTCTTTTGATAATTTTTACCCACTCAACTCCACTCCTATTAATTCGATCCCAATTAGCACAAACTCTCCCCTAATTCTACAAGTTGACCACCAAATGAATAATAATCATTTAAATGcggatttaaatttaaatccaGTGGTACCTTCCCTTATTAATCCTTTGTCATTTGACTCAATTTCAAATGATCCTACTTGGTTTAATTTCAACTATCCTCATCCTCAACATGATCTTGATTATAACCAAAATGTTCTTAAACAAGACAACTCCAATTCCATGCTCACTTCTAACATTTCTTTGAACTACACTAATGGGGAGAATTTCATGGATTCAAGAAATGCAGCTATCAAAACTCACCAAGATTTATTGATG GTACCATTGCTTCCCAAACTTTCTGAAATGATAAAGGGGAATGGTGGCATTGTGGAATCATCACCTCCTGCTGCTTCACAACAGATTGAGTCAATGGTGGGTAGTAGTCTCCCATGTACTTTCCCAAATGGTTATATCCATCCACATTATGGTATGAATGGAGTACATGAAATGGAGCAAATAGAATGCATGCACATGTCATCTTTcccatcatcatcaccatcatcatcCAAATCTTCACCATCATCATGCAATACTCAATTTATGATGAACCCTAGTCTTCCTACAAGTTGGGAGTCATAG
- the LOC104242515 gene encoding transcription factor MYB26 isoform X2 encodes MDAIQYFCHETVKKGLQRCGKSCRLRWINYLRPDLKRGSFSHQEAALIIELHSILGNRWAQIAKHLPGRTDNEVKNFWNSSIKKKLLSHGTLSDFSMIFPNNLTTTSPNPSFDNFYPLNSTPINSIPISTNSPLILQVDHQMNNNHLNADLNLNPVVPSLINPLSFDSISNDPTWFNFNYPHPQHDLDYNQNVLKQDNSNSMLTSNISLNYTNGENFMDSRNAAIKTHQDLLMVPLLPKLSEMIKGNGGIVESSPPAASQQIESMVGSSLPCTFPNGYIHPHYGMNGVHEMEQIECMHMSSFPSSSPSSSKSSPSSCNTQFMMNPSLPTSWES; translated from the exons ATGGATGCAATTCAGTACTTTTGTCACGAAACAGTAAAAAAAG GGCTACAAAGATGTGGAAAAAGCTGCAGGTTGAGATGGATAAATTATCTCAGACCAGATTTGAAACGTGGGAGTTTCTCACATCAAGAAGCTGCACTTATCATTGAACTCCACAGTATTCTTGGCAACAG GTGGGCTCAAATAGCTAAGCATCTACCTGGAAGAACAGACAATGAAGTCAAGAACTTTTGGAATTCTAGCATCAAGAAAAAGCTCCTTTCTCATGGAACTCTCTCTGATTTTTCCATGATTTTTCCTAATAATCTCACAACTACAAGCCCTAATCCCTCTTTTGATAATTTTTACCCACTCAACTCCACTCCTATTAATTCGATCCCAATTAGCACAAACTCTCCCCTAATTCTACAAGTTGACCACCAAATGAATAATAATCATTTAAATGcggatttaaatttaaatccaGTGGTACCTTCCCTTATTAATCCTTTGTCATTTGACTCAATTTCAAATGATCCTACTTGGTTTAATTTCAACTATCCTCATCCTCAACATGATCTTGATTATAACCAAAATGTTCTTAAACAAGACAACTCCAATTCCATGCTCACTTCTAACATTTCTTTGAACTACACTAATGGGGAGAATTTCATGGATTCAAGAAATGCAGCTATCAAAACTCACCAAGATTTATTGATG GTACCATTGCTTCCCAAACTTTCTGAAATGATAAAGGGGAATGGTGGCATTGTGGAATCATCACCTCCTGCTGCTTCACAACAGATTGAGTCAATGGTGGGTAGTAGTCTCCCATGTACTTTCCCAAATGGTTATATCCATCCACATTATGGTATGAATGGAGTACATGAAATGGAGCAAATAGAATGCATGCACATGTCATCTTTcccatcatcatcaccatcatcatcCAAATCTTCACCATCATCATGCAATACTCAATTTATGATGAACCCTAGTCTTCCTACAAGTTGGGAGTCATAG